The Vicia villosa cultivar HV-30 ecotype Madison, WI linkage group LG1, Vvil1.0, whole genome shotgun sequence genome includes a region encoding these proteins:
- the LOC131661045 gene encoding uncharacterized protein LOC131661045, giving the protein MAVGSLAACRGIFRDFQDNHILSFSAYLGEGSPVTAEFLAVIIVIEKAKQMKWNKLWIETDCKLVVKAFSNVNLVPWKIHSRWLMCWAYTLIIDFRITHIFREANFYAGFLANIGFKSKSFSWFSYVHKDITEDYLLDKNGTPRLRLCA; this is encoded by the coding sequence ATGGCTGTCGGGTCTTTAGCTGCCTGCAGAGGAATTTTTAGAGACTTTCAGGATAATCATATTCTGAGTTTCAGTGCGTATCTTGGTGAAGGCTCTCCGGTTACGGCTGAATTCCTTGCTGTGATCATTGTGATTGAAAAAGCTAAGCAGATGAAGTGGAACAAACTGTGGATAGAAACAGACTGTAAATTGGTGGTGAAGGCTTTCTCAAATGTTAACTTGGTGCCTTGGAAAATCCATTCTCGCTGGCTTATGTGTTGGGCTTACACTCTTATCATTgattttaggatcactcacattTTCCGTGAAGCCAATTTTTATGCGGGTTTTCTGGCTAATATCGGCTTTAAGAGCAAATCTTTTTCTTGGTTTAGTTATGTGCATAAGGATATCACTGAGGATTACTTGTTAGACAAGAATGGAACCCCTAGGCTTAGGCTTTGTGCTTAA